A genomic segment from Truepera sp. encodes:
- a CDS encoding penicillin-binding transpeptidase domain-containing protein — protein sequence MQGRMKLLLAGVFTILALYTARLMYLQLVMVDEFTARSEQNAIQQRHIVPLRGRILARDGTVLADDRVAYDLLYRGGPIADWEHLSALLGLGSEPRQPDRTKAEEVQNGTVVAWNIPDQLVSAVEERVAASPNLYLRERLERTYPTNLAAQTIGYTSQADPGRNPGYSNNDLVGVMGLEAGLEPVLFGAPGTRQVEVDNRGAEVASKVVFTAQPGQDVTLTLDPKIQRLAEDVLAGALGYVNTDRARVKLPPEDVLRGAIIALDPRTGEILAMASAPTFDQNVFTRRPSDPEAVTAILSDAVHMPLSNRAVEAYAPASTFKIVTSSALLENHYVGPNTEYQCSASFTFGGRTWRNWDTYGKGGYNVKEAIADSCNTYFWHAAAVTPDFGVGWAPLISDVVDRAHELGFGARLDIGLPEEKAGRVPDRAWVRAQPQYQHGWLPGFTLNTIIGQGDVLTTPLQLAQLIATVAMNGFDAEPHLIAKVGDHPVETTTRQIPGDYYSTLKEGMRMMFTDFPSRNTLGPRVFPVSVAGKTGTAQTSRGGDYTHAWFMGFSPYEAPEVAVVVFIEYGGSSSRVSVPIARDFLAGYWRLRGVEVPEKP from the coding sequence ATGCAGGGCCGCATGAAGCTGCTCCTGGCCGGGGTGTTCACGATCCTGGCGCTGTACACGGCCCGGCTCATGTACTTGCAGCTCGTGATGGTCGACGAGTTCACGGCCCGCTCCGAGCAGAACGCCATCCAGCAGCGCCATATCGTGCCCCTGCGCGGGCGCATCCTGGCGCGCGACGGCACCGTTCTGGCCGACGACCGCGTGGCCTACGACCTGCTGTACCGCGGTGGGCCGATAGCCGACTGGGAGCACCTGAGCGCGCTGCTGGGCCTCGGGAGCGAGCCGCGGCAGCCGGACCGCACCAAGGCGGAGGAGGTTCAGAACGGCACCGTGGTCGCCTGGAACATCCCCGATCAGCTCGTCAGCGCCGTCGAGGAGCGCGTGGCCGCGAGCCCCAACCTCTACTTGAGAGAGCGCCTGGAGCGCACCTACCCCACCAACCTGGCCGCGCAGACCATCGGCTATACCTCGCAGGCCGACCCGGGGCGCAATCCCGGCTACTCGAACAACGACCTGGTCGGGGTCATGGGGCTCGAGGCGGGCCTCGAGCCCGTGCTCTTCGGCGCCCCGGGCACGCGTCAGGTGGAGGTCGACAACCGGGGAGCCGAGGTGGCCTCCAAGGTCGTCTTCACCGCCCAGCCGGGGCAGGACGTGACGCTCACGCTCGACCCGAAGATCCAACGCCTGGCCGAGGACGTGCTTGCGGGGGCGCTCGGCTACGTGAACACCGACCGCGCGCGCGTGAAGCTGCCGCCAGAGGACGTGTTGCGCGGGGCCATCATCGCGCTCGACCCTCGCACCGGCGAGATCCTCGCGATGGCGAGCGCGCCCACCTTCGACCAGAACGTCTTCACCCGGCGCCCGTCCGACCCGGAGGCCGTGACGGCCATCCTCTCGGACGCCGTTCACATGCCACTGTCCAACCGGGCCGTGGAGGCGTACGCGCCGGCGTCGACCTTCAAGATCGTCACGTCTTCGGCCCTGCTCGAGAACCACTACGTGGGCCCCAACACCGAGTACCAATGTTCCGCGAGCTTCACCTTCGGCGGCCGCACGTGGCGCAACTGGGACACCTACGGCAAGGGCGGTTACAACGTCAAGGAGGCCATAGCCGACAGCTGCAACACCTACTTCTGGCACGCCGCGGCGGTGACGCCCGACTTCGGGGTGGGCTGGGCTCCACTGATCAGCGACGTGGTGGACAGGGCTCACGAACTTGGGTTCGGGGCGCGGCTCGACATCGGCCTGCCGGAGGAGAAGGCGGGGCGCGTGCCCGATCGGGCGTGGGTGCGGGCGCAACCCCAGTACCAGCACGGCTGGTTGCCGGGGTTCACGCTCAACACGATCATCGGGCAGGGCGACGTGCTGACGACGCCCCTGCAGCTTGCCCAGCTCATCGCCACCGTCGCCATGAACGGGTTCGACGCGGAACCGCACCTGATAGCCAAGGTGGGAGACCACCCGGTCGAGACCACCACCAGGCAGATCCCCGGCGACTACTACTCGACCCTCAAAGAGGGCATGCGGATGATGTTCACCGACTTCCCCTCGCGCAACACCCTGGGGCCGCGTGTCTTCCCGGTGAGCGTCGCGGGCAAGACGGGCACGGCGCAGACGTCGCGGGGGGGCGACTACACGCACGCGTGGTTCATGGGGTTCTCACCTTACGAGGCTCCCGAGGTCGCGGTCGTGGTATTCATCGAGTACGGCGGTTCCAGCTCACGCGTCTCCGTCCCCATCGCACGGGACTTTCTCGCGGGGTACTGGAGGCTGCGTGGCGTGGAGGTGCCGGAGAAACCATGA
- a CDS encoding septum site-determining protein MinC — translation MKARGTRGGILLSLEAGDDVASVADSLDAHAELLVDKVFVEIGERTPYALLAAIAERVGAAGGTLVDVRPPTAIMQARGETVIVSRTVRSGGKVDSTGSVVVLGDVNAGAEILANDDIIVIGALRGLAHAGASGNEKAVIWAERILSPQLRIGNALAQAGGDSEPGGDGPEVAYLKDGAIVVRPWHTN, via the coding sequence ATGAAAGCCAGAGGAACCCGCGGCGGAATCCTGCTGAGCCTGGAAGCCGGTGACGACGTCGCCAGCGTGGCAGACTCGCTCGATGCGCACGCCGAGTTGCTAGTGGACAAGGTGTTCGTCGAGATCGGCGAGCGCACCCCATACGCGCTTCTGGCGGCCATCGCCGAGCGCGTGGGCGCCGCCGGCGGCACGCTGGTCGACGTGAGGCCGCCCACGGCCATCATGCAGGCGCGCGGCGAGACCGTCATAGTGTCTCGCACCGTGCGCAGCGGCGGCAAGGTGGACTCGACGGGCTCCGTCGTGGTGCTGGGCGACGTCAACGCCGGCGCTGAGATCCTCGCCAACGACGACATCATCGTCATCGGCGCGCTCCGAGGCCTGGCACACGCGGGCGCCAGCGGCAACGAGAAGGCCGTCATCTGGGCCGAGCGCATCCTGAGCCCGCAACTGAGGATTGGCAACGCCCTGGCCCAGGCCGGGGGCGACAGCGAGCCGGGAGGGGACGGGCCCGAAGTGGCGTACCTCAAGGACGGCGCCATCGTGGTCCGGCCCTGGCACACGAACTGA
- a CDS encoding GAF domain-containing protein, producing MSGAAGGLESAPDCDRDSVATSDTEVGYVAPSAPGATKTERYVTLRGYVHALTDGEPDWLANLANAAAAIFDHVPNLNWAGFYLMKDGELVLGPFQGRPACVRIKVGRGVCGAAVVERRTQVVPDVREFPGHIACDARSRSEIVVPIVSGGEVVGVLDLDSAQPANFDIEDRRALETIVRDLVSRVDWRAATHSQRLGT from the coding sequence ATGAGCGGCGCAGCGGGCGGCCTCGAAAGCGCACCCGACTGCGACCGCGACAGCGTCGCCACCTCGGACACGGAGGTCGGGTACGTTGCCCCGTCGGCCCCGGGCGCAACCAAGACCGAGCGTTACGTCACGTTGCGTGGCTACGTGCACGCCCTCACGGACGGCGAACCCGATTGGTTGGCGAACCTGGCGAACGCCGCCGCCGCGATCTTTGATCACGTACCGAACCTCAACTGGGCCGGTTTCTACCTCATGAAGGACGGCGAGCTCGTCCTCGGGCCGTTCCAAGGGCGCCCCGCCTGTGTGCGCATCAAGGTGGGGCGCGGGGTGTGTGGGGCGGCGGTCGTCGAACGCCGAACGCAGGTGGTGCCGGACGTGCGGGAGTTTCCTGGTCACATCGCGTGCGACGCCCGCTCGCGTTCCGAGATCGTGGTTCCTATCGTAAGTGGCGGGGAAGTAGTGGGCGTGCTCGACCTGGACAGCGCTCAGCCGGCGAACTTCGACATCGAGGACCGGCGGGCACTGGAGACGATCGTCCGTGACCTCGTTTCGCGCGTGGACTGGCGGGCGGCAACACACTCTCAGCGCCTGGGGACGTAG
- a CDS encoding thiolase family protein gives MHDVVITTAIRTPVGRAHKGMLKDTRPDDLAALVINAALERTPGLAPTRVDDVLVGNAHPEGEAGYNLARIAVQIAGLPDETAGATINRFCASGLQTIVQGIHSVALGMNEVVLAGGSDCTSRVPMGGHHMSLNRDLVRSKPGAYHTMGQTAEEVARRYGITREQQDRFALASHEKALAARAAGRFDDQVVPVATRVKDEAGAWHDVVVEQDEGPRAGSSLEKLASLPTVFAQDEAATVTAGNSSPLNDGAAMSVIMRAEEAGALGLKPLARLVQAAVVGVAPEIMGIGPVPAIRKLLAKTGMTLADVDLIEINEAFASQAYYCQQELGIPDEKLNVNGGAIAIGHPLGATGARIAADLFAEMHRRGSEYGIVSMCVGGGQGMAALFRLA, from the coding sequence GTGCACGACGTCGTCATTACCACCGCCATCCGCACCCCCGTAGGGCGCGCCCACAAGGGGATGCTCAAGGACACTCGCCCGGACGACCTGGCCGCACTAGTGATAAACGCGGCGCTCGAGCGGACCCCGGGCCTGGCGCCGACCCGCGTCGACGACGTCCTCGTGGGCAACGCCCACCCGGAGGGCGAGGCGGGATACAACCTCGCGCGCATCGCAGTCCAGATCGCCGGACTGCCCGACGAGACCGCCGGCGCCACCATCAACCGCTTCTGCGCCTCTGGACTGCAGACGATAGTCCAGGGCATTCACTCCGTGGCGCTCGGCATGAACGAGGTCGTGCTGGCCGGCGGCAGCGACTGCACCAGCCGCGTGCCCATGGGCGGGCACCACATGTCGCTCAACCGCGACCTGGTCCGCAGCAAGCCCGGCGCCTACCACACGATGGGCCAGACGGCCGAGGAGGTGGCGCGGCGCTACGGCATCACGCGCGAGCAGCAGGACCGCTTCGCGCTAGCGAGCCACGAGAAGGCGCTGGCGGCACGCGCCGCCGGCCGCTTCGACGACCAGGTGGTGCCCGTCGCCACTCGGGTGAAGGACGAGGCGGGCGCGTGGCACGACGTGGTGGTCGAGCAGGACGAGGGTCCGCGCGCCGGGTCGAGCCTCGAGAAGCTCGCGAGCCTGCCGACGGTGTTCGCCCAGGACGAGGCCGCGACCGTGACCGCCGGGAACTCGAGCCCCCTCAACGACGGCGCCGCCATGAGCGTCATCATGCGGGCCGAGGAGGCAGGCGCCCTTGGCCTGAAGCCACTCGCGCGGCTCGTGCAGGCCGCCGTGGTGGGCGTGGCGCCGGAGATCATGGGGATCGGGCCCGTGCCTGCCATCCGCAAGCTGCTCGCCAAGACGGGCATGACGCTCGCCGACGTGGACCTGATCGAGATCAACGAGGCCTTCGCCAGCCAGGCCTATTACTGCCAACAGGAACTGGGCATCCCCGACGAGAAGCTCAACGTGAACGGCGGCGCCATCGCCATCGGCCACCCGCTCGGCGCCACCGGCGCGCGCATAGCGGCTGACCTCTTCGCCGAGATGCACCGCCGCGGCTCCGAGTACGGCATCGTCTCCATGTGCGTGGGCGGCGGGCAGGGCATGGCCGCGCTCTTCCGGCTGGCTTGA
- the mreD gene encoding rod shape-determining protein MreD, with protein sequence MRLVLFYLILIVAQGFFAALLAPIPAPDFFLLAVLTLLWRIQPWQLVLVAYGVGLLQDVIGSGVLGTHAFALAAAALAGSMVRAQLSNAGVLERMLVVFVASMGKWVVMAGVVFWLSGSVGRWGAVGGVALVESVLTVAAGLLVLPWGSALLERSRVLQKELL encoded by the coding sequence GTGCGCCTCGTGCTGTTCTACCTGATTCTCATCGTGGCGCAGGGCTTCTTCGCGGCGCTGCTGGCGCCCATCCCGGCACCCGACTTCTTCCTCCTCGCCGTGCTCACGCTGCTGTGGCGCATCCAGCCCTGGCAGCTCGTGCTGGTCGCTTACGGCGTGGGCCTGTTGCAAGACGTCATCGGTAGCGGCGTGCTCGGAACCCATGCGTTCGCGCTCGCAGCGGCGGCACTGGCGGGCTCCATGGTGCGGGCGCAGCTCTCCAACGCCGGCGTGCTCGAGCGCATGCTCGTCGTGTTCGTGGCGAGCATGGGCAAGTGGGTGGTGATGGCGGGAGTCGTCTTCTGGCTTTCCGGCAGCGTCGGGCGCTGGGGCGCCGTCGGGGGCGTCGCGCTCGTCGAGAGCGTGCTCACCGTCGCCGCCGGCCTCCTCGTGCTGCCGTGGGGCTCGGCGCTGTTGGAGCGCAGCCGCGTGTTGCAGAAGGAGCTCCTCTGA
- the aroF gene encoding 3-deoxy-7-phosphoheptulonate synthase yields MVIVMAKNAPTEVLDRVLSEVKSLGFTPHVSEGESRTLIGAIGPAPTEEVREHLAAMPGVDTVMRITQPYKLASREFRHDDSKVTIGRPGQGQVETGNGNFVVAAGPCGVESAEQLQNAAAIVKKHGGTVLRGGAYKPRTSPYSFQGLGAEGLRILEEARAATGLPIVTEVTAPELVESVAASADMLQIGARNTQNFALLAEVGKSGKPVLFKRGMSTSISEFLQAAEYVLSQGNPNVILCERGIRTFETSTRFTLDVSAVPVLKELSHLPVWVDPSHAAGRRALVPSLALAGAAAGADGLIIEVHAKPEEAKSDAAQQLNDAEFGQLMARLRGVVAALGKAL; encoded by the coding sequence ATGGTCATCGTCATGGCCAAGAACGCCCCCACCGAAGTCCTAGACCGTGTGTTGAGCGAGGTGAAGTCGCTCGGCTTCACCCCGCACGTAAGCGAGGGCGAGTCGCGCACCCTCATAGGCGCCATCGGCCCCGCTCCCACGGAGGAAGTGCGCGAACACCTGGCCGCGATGCCGGGAGTCGACACCGTCATGCGCATCACGCAGCCCTACAAGCTGGCGTCACGCGAGTTCCGACACGACGATTCGAAGGTCACGATCGGCAGGCCAGGGCAGGGTCAGGTCGAGACCGGCAACGGGAACTTCGTGGTGGCCGCCGGCCCGTGCGGCGTGGAGAGCGCCGAGCAGCTCCAGAACGCTGCGGCCATCGTCAAGAAACACGGCGGCACCGTGCTGCGCGGCGGCGCCTACAAACCGCGCACGAGCCCGTACTCCTTCCAGGGCCTTGGCGCGGAGGGTCTCAGGATCCTCGAGGAGGCCCGCGCGGCCACCGGCCTACCCATCGTCACCGAGGTCACTGCGCCCGAACTCGTCGAGTCGGTGGCCGCCAGCGCCGACATGCTCCAGATCGGCGCACGCAACACGCAGAACTTCGCCCTGCTCGCCGAGGTCGGCAAGTCGGGCAAGCCGGTGCTCTTCAAGCGCGGCATGAGCACGTCCATCAGCGAGTTCCTGCAAGCGGCCGAGTACGTCCTAAGCCAGGGCAACCCCAACGTCATCCTGTGCGAGCGCGGCATCCGCACCTTCGAGACGAGCACCCGCTTCACCCTCGACGTCAGCGCCGTGCCCGTCCTCAAGGAGCTGTCTCACCTGCCGGTGTGGGTGGATCCGAGCCACGCCGCCGGCCGCCGGGCCCTCGTGCCGTCGCTGGCCCTGGCCGGCGCCGCCGCCGGGGCGGACGGCCTCATCATCGAGGTGCATGCCAAGCCGGAAGAGGCGAAGTCCGACGCCGCCCAGCAGCTGAACGACGCGGAGTTCGGGCAGCTGATGGCGCGCCTGCGCGGGGTGGTCGCCGCGCTCGGCAAGGCCCTGTAG
- a CDS encoding prephenate dehydrogenase, whose translation MFRTVVVAGVGLIGGSVALGTRQRFLADKVIGYDRDPGVLDAARGLGAIDEAQLAEGPWLEEVDLLVLAAPARSVVALGAQLRGHLRPDAVVTDVASVKGAVVDGMRAPRFVGGHPMAGSERGGILNADAALLENAVWALTPEEGVTDPAALSLVRAFVEGLGARPIEVSPAQHDRLVATVSHLPYLAAVALTALVDEGEERSLMMLLAAGGFRDLTRVASGDPVMSRDMVAGNREAVRGALSAYRHQLEHLDALLDDPDFLLAAGEAAKRTRDGIPIVRRGLLPARHEVVLAVPDRPGELARITNALGDANVNVKDIEVLSIREAGGAIRLAFETADELVRGAASLRAAGYEVRSRNGG comes from the coding sequence ATGTTCCGCACCGTCGTCGTCGCCGGCGTGGGGCTCATCGGGGGTTCGGTGGCGCTGGGCACCCGGCAGCGGTTCCTGGCAGACAAGGTCATAGGCTACGACCGCGACCCGGGGGTGCTGGACGCCGCCCGCGGCCTGGGCGCCATCGACGAGGCGCAGCTGGCGGAGGGCCCCTGGCTCGAGGAGGTCGACCTGCTCGTCCTCGCGGCACCCGCGCGCTCCGTCGTCGCGCTCGGTGCTCAGCTCCGGGGCCACCTGAGGCCCGACGCCGTCGTCACGGACGTGGCCAGCGTGAAGGGCGCCGTCGTCGACGGCATGCGCGCGCCGCGCTTCGTGGGTGGCCACCCCATGGCCGGCAGCGAGCGCGGCGGGATCCTCAACGCCGACGCGGCACTGCTCGAGAACGCCGTGTGGGCGCTCACGCCCGAGGAGGGCGTAACGGACCCGGCGGCGCTGTCCCTCGTGAGGGCCTTCGTCGAGGGGCTCGGGGCCCGGCCCATCGAGGTGAGTCCCGCCCAGCACGACCGCCTGGTTGCCACCGTCAGCCACCTTCCCTACCTGGCCGCGGTGGCGCTGACCGCGCTGGTGGACGAGGGCGAGGAGCGCTCGCTGATGATGCTGTTGGCCGCGGGCGGCTTCCGCGACCTCACCCGCGTCGCTAGCGGTGACCCGGTCATGAGCCGCGACATGGTGGCGGGCAACCGTGAGGCGGTGCGCGGCGCGTTGAGCGCTTATCGCCATCAGCTGGAGCACCTGGACGCGCTGCTCGACGACCCGGACTTCCTGCTGGCTGCCGGCGAGGCCGCCAAGCGGACGCGCGATGGCATCCCCATCGTGCGCCGTGGCCTGCTGCCCGCCCGGCACGAGGTGGTCCTCGCCGTACCCGACAGGCCCGGCGAGCTGGCCCGCATCACCAACGCGTTGGGCGACGCCAACGTCAACGTCAAGGACATCGAGGTGTTGAGCATCCGCGAGGCGGGCGGCGCCATCCGGCTGGCGTTCGAGACCGCCGACGAGCTGGTGCGCGGCGCCGCGTCCTTGCGCGCAGCGGGGTACGAGGTCCGCAGTCGGAACGGCGGCTAG
- a CDS encoding gamma-glutamyl-gamma-aminobutyrate hydrolase family protein, whose translation MHESNRPRVLLSTSTSIRSTGLMREDALTGRNYSQAVVAAGGLPSMVAVLDERLAGEYASINDALLLTGGVDVDPAAFGAYPEPGLGSVDERRDAFEIALYRAFRALRKPVLGVCRGLQVINVAEGGTLHQHIPALPQAWQHEQRDLRGTPLHPVKLEPGSRLASAFGTTSVRTNSYHHQAIDTVGAGLRAVAHAGDGLAEAVEERSGSWVLAVQWHPEMSYREHPEHLAPFNLLLDAVAVMNALA comes from the coding sequence ATGCACGAGTCGAACAGGCCTCGCGTTCTCCTGAGCACGAGCACCAGCATCCGTTCCACGGGCCTCATGCGCGAGGACGCGCTGACCGGCCGTAACTACTCGCAGGCCGTGGTGGCCGCCGGGGGGCTGCCTTCGATGGTGGCCGTTCTCGACGAAAGGCTTGCGGGCGAGTACGCATCGATCAATGACGCCCTACTGCTGACCGGTGGCGTCGACGTCGACCCCGCCGCCTTCGGCGCTTACCCCGAGCCGGGCCTGGGCAGCGTGGACGAGCGGCGCGACGCCTTCGAGATTGCCCTTTACCGTGCCTTCCGCGCCCTACGCAAGCCCGTGCTCGGCGTGTGCCGCGGGCTCCAGGTGATCAACGTCGCGGAGGGTGGCACCCTTCACCAGCACATCCCGGCTCTGCCCCAGGCCTGGCAGCACGAGCAACGGGACCTGCGCGGGACGCCGCTTCACCCCGTGAAGCTGGAGCCCGGCAGCCGCCTGGCGAGCGCCTTCGGCACCACCAGCGTGCGCACGAACAGCTACCACCACCAGGCGATAGACACGGTCGGCGCGGGCCTGAGGGCGGTGGCGCACGCCGGTGACGGCCTGGCCGAGGCCGTAGAGGAGCGTAGCGGTTCTTGGGTGTTGGCGGTGCAGTGGCACCCCGAGATGTCCTACCGCGAGCATCCCGAACACCTCGCGCCGTTCAACTTGCTGTTGGACGCCGTGGCGGTCATGAACGCCCTGGCCTGA
- a CDS encoding VOC family protein — translation MARFDPYFNFAGKAEEAIRFYQTVFGGKVDVVRFADFPGGTAGLSEAEGGLSMHASLQLPGGGLLMASDVPEQRGGVTFGNATHVMIGAESAAEARQVFERLSDGAERVTEPLGETGFAELYASLQDRYGIHWMVFFAGNKAPS, via the coding sequence ATGGCAAGGTTCGATCCTTATTTCAACTTCGCAGGTAAGGCCGAAGAGGCCATCAGGTTCTATCAGACGGTCTTTGGTGGCAAGGTGGATGTGGTCCGGTTCGCGGACTTCCCGGGGGGAACTGCCGGCTTGTCCGAGGCCGAAGGCGGCCTCAGCATGCACGCGTCCCTCCAGCTACCAGGTGGCGGGTTGCTCATGGCCAGCGACGTGCCCGAGCAACGTGGGGGTGTCACCTTCGGCAACGCCACGCACGTGATGATCGGGGCGGAGAGCGCAGCGGAGGCGCGGCAGGTATTCGAGCGCCTGAGCGACGGCGCCGAGCGCGTGACCGAACCACTGGGCGAGACGGGGTTCGCCGAGCTGTACGCCAGCCTGCAGGACCGCTACGGGATCCATTGGATGGTCTTCTTCGCCGGGAACAAGGCGCCGAGCTGA